From Haloarcula hispanica ATCC 33960, the proteins below share one genomic window:
- a CDS encoding YbaK/EbsC family protein: MHERASEFADRARDRYGVDLDVSEFESGTETAAAAAEAIGCETAAIASTIVVALAGSNRDGDLVAAITSGANRLDLDAVANHYGAETASMADPGDIRSVVGWSIGGVPPICHDTALPTTVDPTLTHYDVVHAAAGTPSAVFAVEPDRLVDLADADVVDLTE; this comes from the coding sequence ATGCACGAACGCGCTTCGGAATTTGCGGACCGGGCCCGTGACCGATACGGGGTTGACCTCGATGTCTCGGAATTCGAGTCGGGAACGGAAACAGCCGCAGCGGCCGCCGAGGCCATCGGCTGCGAGACGGCCGCCATCGCATCGACCATCGTCGTCGCACTTGCAGGCAGCAATCGCGACGGTGACCTCGTCGCCGCAATCACGAGCGGTGCGAACCGTCTTGACCTTGACGCGGTCGCGAACCACTACGGTGCAGAAACCGCGTCGATGGCCGACCCGGGCGACATTCGGAGCGTCGTCGGCTGGAGCATCGGCGGCGTCCCCCCGATCTGTCACGATACGGCCCTCCCGACCACGGTCGACCCGACACTGACCCACTACGACGTTGTTCACGCTGCCGCCGGCACGCCGAGCGCGGTGTTTGCGGTCGAACCGGACCGATTGGTGGACCTCGCCGACGCCGACGTCGTCGACCTCACAGAGTAG
- a CDS encoding LolA-like protein: protein MRRLVLAVCFVALFAGCGTFVGDSPPPSDERAVAAVEEANSTVAAVEAYRFGMDMHVTASDGEQSRTVRVDGEGAVNVSEKRMQATTRTQDQTVESYVDGYKAYQGCQEPWDGYGVENVSRSEPWATATPLHRQVLLFERSNVYWRGNETLDGNRTVLVTASPSAETIESLMNRRQAGDMALNRGSLENATARLWLDPETNQPVKSELRLKISQRGATATAIITLRYTDFDEPTKISVPPEVYDDPYELGCPGTS, encoded by the coding sequence ATGCGACGATTGGTCCTCGCCGTCTGCTTCGTTGCCCTCTTCGCTGGCTGTGGCACATTCGTGGGTGATAGTCCGCCGCCGAGCGACGAACGCGCCGTCGCGGCCGTCGAGGAGGCGAACAGCACTGTCGCCGCCGTCGAAGCGTACCGATTCGGAATGGATATGCACGTAACTGCGTCTGACGGTGAGCAGTCACGGACCGTGCGAGTCGATGGTGAGGGTGCGGTGAACGTCTCGGAAAAACGGATGCAAGCGACGACGCGGACACAAGACCAAACGGTTGAGTCCTATGTCGACGGGTACAAAGCGTACCAGGGCTGTCAGGAACCCTGGGACGGCTACGGCGTCGAGAACGTTTCGCGCTCCGAGCCGTGGGCAACCGCGACACCGCTCCATCGGCAAGTACTGCTCTTCGAACGCTCGAACGTCTACTGGCGGGGCAATGAGACGCTTGACGGTAACCGGACTGTCCTCGTCACGGCCTCCCCGAGCGCCGAGACTATCGAGTCACTGATGAATCGCCGACAGGCTGGCGACATGGCGCTCAACCGCGGCTCGCTCGAGAACGCGACGGCGCGACTCTGGCTCGACCCGGAAACGAACCAGCCAGTAAAATCGGAACTCCGACTAAAAATCTCACAGCGAGGCGCGACCGCAACCGCGATAATTACGCTCAGATACACTGACTTCGACGAACCGACCAAAATCTCGGTACCACCGGAGGTGTACGACGACCCCTACGAACTCGGCTGTCCCGGTACCAGTTGA